A portion of the Streptomyces sp. NBC_01335 genome contains these proteins:
- the pgl gene encoding 6-phosphogluconolactonase, translated as MSTPQLVVHRDKELMAQAAAARLITKIVDAQAARGYASVVLTGGRNGNGLLAALAAAPARDAIDWSRLDLWWGDERFEPDGDPERNVTQAREALLDAVALDPARVHPMPASDGPFGNDVDAAAAGYAAELAAAARPEDHGPVPTFDVLMLGVGPDTHVASLFPELPAVRETERTVVGVHGAPKPPPTRVTLTLPAIRAAREVWLLAAGEDKAEAAAIALSGAGEIQAPAAGAYGRARTLWLLDAAAASRLPRDLYPPASS; from the coding sequence GTGAGTACCCCGCAACTGGTCGTGCACCGCGACAAGGAGCTGATGGCGCAGGCCGCGGCGGCCCGGCTGATCACGAAGATCGTGGACGCCCAGGCCGCTCGTGGATACGCCTCGGTCGTGCTGACCGGCGGGCGCAACGGCAACGGCCTGCTGGCCGCGCTGGCCGCCGCGCCCGCCCGGGACGCGATCGACTGGTCGCGGCTCGACCTGTGGTGGGGCGACGAGCGGTTCGAGCCGGACGGCGACCCGGAGCGCAACGTCACGCAGGCCCGTGAGGCCCTGCTGGACGCGGTCGCCCTGGACCCGGCACGGGTGCACCCGATGCCGGCGTCGGACGGTCCGTTCGGGAACGACGTGGACGCGGCCGCCGCGGGTTACGCCGCCGAACTCGCGGCCGCCGCGCGTCCGGAGGACCACGGGCCCGTTCCGACGTTCGACGTGCTGATGCTGGGCGTCGGACCGGACACCCATGTCGCCTCGCTCTTCCCCGAGCTGCCCGCGGTACGGGAGACCGAGCGCACCGTCGTCGGTGTGCACGGTGCCCCCAAGCCGCCGCCCACCCGGGTCACCCTCACGCTCCCGGCGATCCGGGCGGCGCGCGAGGTGTGGCTGCTCGCGGCGGGCGAGGACAAGGCGGAGGCCGCGGCCATCGCCCTGTCCGGTGCCGGGGAGATCCAGGCCCCGGCGGCCGGTGCGTACGGCCGTGCCCGGACGCTCTGGCTGCTCGACGCGGCGGCGGCCTCCCGGCTGCCCCGCGATCTCTACCCGCCGGCCTCTTCCTGA
- a CDS encoding VOC family protein, which produces MTTRIGTVVMGTSDVRRAAAFWKAALTYVEREPAEDDWVVLVPAEGHGVGLALGLSGPDSPVQEVPRVHLDVYTEDQDGEVARLLGLGASRVQWPHYPADPDFVVLSDTEGNRFCVIDTTHG; this is translated from the coding sequence ATGACGACGCGTATCGGCACCGTGGTGATGGGGACCTCCGACGTCCGGCGGGCGGCCGCGTTCTGGAAGGCCGCGCTCACCTACGTGGAGCGCGAGCCCGCCGAGGACGACTGGGTGGTCCTGGTCCCCGCCGAGGGCCACGGCGTCGGCCTCGCCCTCGGTCTGAGCGGCCCGGACAGCCCCGTCCAGGAGGTCCCCCGCGTCCACCTCGACGTCTACACCGAGGACCAGGACGGCGAGGTGGCCCGGCTGCTCGGACTCGGCGCCTCCCGGGTCCAGTGGCCCCACTACCCGGCGGACCCGGACTTCGTCGTCCTCTCCGACACCGAGGGCAACCGCTTCTGCGTGATCGACACCACGCACGGCTGA
- a CDS encoding PH domain-containing protein, whose translation MTSADLPPGTPDDGWRRLDARTALVTAVLTAGVVVGTAVPLAMGFLGHFGAARAGLWTTAGAVLLTGCAALVDHVRWRRTRYRIGTGHVDLHSGLFLVRRRSLALDRVRTVDLTARPLLRVLGLVTVRIGTGEHRDGESTLELDPVTRTEGERLRRLLLARGAAADGGTGESDGELAVLDPRWIRYAPVSFVAPMLGGAAVGGVMQLSEWAGAQGDVIHWTVELFRALPLFWTLAVLCAAALLTGAAGALGLWTEMWWNYRLEREPGGTLRVRRGLLTSRSTTVEEARLRGAERVEPLGVRLFGAARVDAITTGLAHDEEAKEASHSTLLPAVPRPVADRIVAAVLREESAPTAAPLTGHPRAARGRRLRRALAAALAPVALLAVLGALLTPVLLWTALGCAVVGVPIAAALALDAYRNLGHTLTGRHLVTRSGTLRRSTAALDRSGVIGWTVRQSYFQRRAGLMDITATTAAGTGAYAVYDTGVGEGLAFAAEAVPGLLAPFLEWDEDAGTTPQPCVVSITQKRLPSVSERTTKSGSAG comes from the coding sequence ATGACGTCCGCCGACCTCCCCCCGGGCACGCCCGACGACGGCTGGCGCCGCCTCGATGCCCGTACCGCCCTGGTCACCGCGGTCCTCACGGCCGGGGTGGTGGTGGGCACCGCCGTCCCGCTGGCGATGGGGTTCCTCGGCCACTTCGGCGCCGCCCGGGCCGGACTCTGGACAACCGCCGGGGCCGTCCTGCTGACCGGCTGCGCGGCCCTCGTCGACCACGTGCGCTGGCGCCGCACCCGCTACCGGATCGGCACCGGACACGTCGACCTCCACTCCGGGCTCTTCCTCGTGCGGCGCCGCTCCCTCGCGCTCGACCGCGTCCGCACCGTCGACCTCACCGCGCGCCCGCTGCTGCGGGTCCTCGGCCTGGTCACCGTACGGATCGGCACCGGCGAGCACCGGGACGGCGAATCGACCCTGGAGCTCGACCCCGTCACCCGTACCGAGGGCGAACGGCTGCGACGGCTGCTGCTGGCGCGCGGCGCGGCGGCGGACGGCGGTACCGGGGAAAGCGACGGCGAACTGGCCGTCCTCGACCCCCGCTGGATCCGCTACGCCCCGGTCTCCTTCGTCGCCCCGATGCTCGGCGGCGCGGCGGTCGGCGGGGTGATGCAGCTCAGCGAGTGGGCCGGCGCGCAGGGCGACGTCATCCACTGGACCGTCGAACTCTTCCGCGCCCTCCCGCTGTTCTGGACGCTCGCCGTCCTCTGCGCGGCGGCCCTCCTCACCGGTGCGGCCGGAGCCCTCGGGCTCTGGACCGAGATGTGGTGGAACTACCGCCTGGAGCGCGAGCCCGGCGGCACCCTCAGGGTCCGCCGCGGGCTGCTGACCTCCCGCTCCACCACCGTCGAGGAGGCCCGGCTGCGCGGCGCCGAGCGCGTGGAGCCCCTGGGCGTACGGCTGTTCGGCGCCGCCCGGGTGGACGCGATCACCACCGGTCTCGCGCACGACGAGGAGGCGAAGGAGGCCAGTCACAGCACCCTGCTGCCCGCCGTGCCCCGGCCGGTGGCGGACCGGATCGTCGCGGCCGTCCTCCGCGAGGAGTCCGCCCCCACCGCCGCGCCCCTGACCGGCCACCCGCGCGCCGCCCGGGGCCGCCGGCTGCGGCGCGCCCTCGCGGCGGCGCTGGCCCCGGTGGCGCTCCTGGCCGTGCTCGGGGCCCTGCTGACGCCCGTCCTGCTGTGGACCGCGCTGGGCTGCGCGGTGGTGGGCGTGCCCATCGCGGCCGCGCTCGCCCTGGACGCGTACCGCAACCTCGGCCACACCCTGACCGGCCGCCACCTGGTCACCCGCTCCGGCACCCTACGGCGCTCGACGGCGGCCCTGGATCGGTCCGGGGTGATCGGCTGGACGGTACGGCAGTCGTACTTCCAGCGGCGGGCGGGGCTGATGGACATCACGGCCACCACGGCCGCCGGAACGGGCGCCTACGCGGTGTACGACACCGGGGTGGGCGAGGGGCTCGCCTTCGCCGCCGAGGCCGTACCGGGGCTGCTGGCCCCGTTCCTGGAGTGGGACGAGGACGCGGGGACGACGCCTCAGCCGTGCGTGGTGTCGATCACGCAGAAGCGGTTGCCCTCGGTGTCGGAGAGGACGACGAAGTCCGGGTCCGCCGGGTAG
- a CDS encoding PH domain-containing protein, translating into MVQGEGTPRLRPPAHSLDRRAVGWWRAQWLLLTAAPLTVLGVLATLVTPARPWLLLSAAVTAGLGACCAAWLPRWWFRTHRWEVTEDAVYVRTGLFLQEWRIAPMSRIQTVDTVRGPLEQLFGLATLTVTTASAKGAVRIAGLGHEPAAALAERLTRITRDTPGDAT; encoded by the coding sequence GTGGTCCAGGGTGAGGGGACACCGCGCCTGAGGCCTCCGGCGCACTCGCTCGACCGGCGTGCCGTCGGCTGGTGGCGCGCCCAGTGGCTGCTGCTGACGGCGGCGCCGCTGACGGTCCTCGGCGTCCTCGCCACCCTCGTCACCCCGGCCCGGCCGTGGCTGCTGCTCTCCGCGGCGGTCACGGCCGGGCTCGGTGCGTGCTGTGCCGCTTGGCTGCCCCGGTGGTGGTTCCGTACCCACCGCTGGGAGGTCACCGAGGACGCCGTCTACGTCCGCACCGGCCTCTTCCTCCAGGAGTGGCGGATCGCGCCCATGTCGCGCATCCAGACCGTCGACACGGTCCGCGGCCCGCTGGAGCAGCTCTTCGGACTCGCCACGCTCACCGTCACCACCGCCTCCGCCAAGGGAGCGGTACGGATCGCGGGCCTCGGGCACGAACCCGCCGCCGCGCTCGCCGAACGCCTGACCCGCATCACCCGGGACACCCCCGGCGACGCCACATGA
- the pgi gene encoding glucose-6-phosphate isomerase, with protein sequence MNAQSRTKLNQTPEWAALGKHREELGATHLRELFAENADRGAAYTLRVGDLHIDYSKQLVTDETLRLLRDLAAATGVAELRDAMFRGDKINTTEDRAVLHTALRAPRDAVIEVDGENVVPAVHAVLDKMAAFADRVRSGEWTGHTGRPIKNIVNIGIGGSDLGPAMAYEVLRSFTDRSLTLRFVSNVDGADLHEAVRDLDAAETLFIIASKTFTTIETITNATSARDWLLTELKAGQDAVAKHFVALSTNAEKVSDFGIDTANMFEFWDWVGGRYSYDSAIGLSLMIAVGPDRFREMLDGFHLVDEHFRTAPAEQNAPLLLGLLGVWYGQFFDAQAHAVLPYSHYLSKFTAYLQQLDMESNGKSVDRDGNPVEWQTGPVVWGTPGTNGQHAYYQLIHQGTKVIPADFIGFAAPVADLLPGLIAQHDLLMANFFAQTQALAFGKTPEEVRAEGVPEELVPHKTFQGNHPTTTILAEKLTPSVLGQLIALYEHKVFVQGAIWNIDSFDQWGVELGKVLAKKIEPVLTEGTGGEQLDSSTAALVATYRSLRGR encoded by the coding sequence ATGAACGCACAAAGCCGAACCAAGCTCAACCAGACGCCCGAGTGGGCGGCCCTCGGCAAGCACCGCGAGGAGCTGGGCGCGACCCACCTGCGGGAGCTGTTCGCCGAGAACGCGGACCGCGGCGCCGCCTACACCCTCCGGGTGGGCGACCTGCACATCGACTACTCCAAGCAGCTGGTGACCGACGAGACGCTGCGTCTGCTGCGCGACCTCGCCGCCGCCACCGGGGTCGCCGAGCTGCGGGACGCCATGTTCCGCGGCGACAAGATCAACACCACCGAGGACCGCGCCGTCCTGCACACCGCGCTCCGCGCCCCGCGCGACGCGGTGATCGAGGTCGACGGCGAGAACGTCGTGCCGGCCGTGCACGCGGTCCTGGACAAGATGGCGGCCTTCGCCGACCGGGTCCGCTCGGGCGAGTGGACCGGCCACACCGGCCGCCCCATCAAGAACATCGTCAACATCGGCATCGGCGGCTCCGACCTCGGCCCCGCCATGGCGTACGAGGTGCTGCGCTCCTTCACGGACCGCTCCCTCACCCTCCGCTTCGTCTCCAACGTCGACGGCGCCGACCTCCACGAGGCCGTCCGCGACCTGGACGCGGCCGAGACGCTCTTCATCATCGCCTCGAAGACGTTCACCACCATCGAGACGATCACCAACGCGACCTCCGCCCGCGACTGGCTCCTCACCGAGCTGAAGGCCGGTCAGGACGCCGTCGCCAAGCACTTCGTGGCGCTGTCGACCAACGCCGAGAAGGTGTCGGACTTCGGTATCGACACGGCCAACATGTTCGAGTTCTGGGACTGGGTCGGCGGACGCTACTCCTACGACTCCGCCATCGGCCTCTCCCTGATGATCGCCGTCGGCCCGGACCGGTTCCGCGAGATGCTCGACGGCTTCCACCTCGTCGACGAGCACTTCCGCACCGCCCCGGCGGAGCAGAACGCCCCGCTGCTGCTGGGCCTGTTGGGCGTCTGGTACGGCCAGTTCTTCGACGCCCAGGCGCACGCGGTACTTCCCTACAGTCACTATCTCTCCAAGTTCACCGCCTACTTGCAGCAGCTGGACATGGAGTCCAACGGCAAGTCCGTGGACCGGGACGGCAATCCGGTCGAGTGGCAGACCGGCCCGGTCGTCTGGGGCACCCCGGGCACCAACGGCCAGCACGCGTACTACCAGTTGATCCACCAGGGCACCAAGGTCATCCCGGCCGACTTCATCGGCTTCGCCGCCCCGGTCGCCGACCTGCTGCCCGGACTCATCGCCCAGCACGACCTGCTGATGGCCAACTTCTTCGCGCAGACCCAGGCGCTCGCCTTCGGCAAGACGCCCGAAGAGGTCCGCGCCGAGGGCGTGCCCGAGGAACTGGTCCCGCACAAGACGTTCCAGGGCAACCACCCCACCACGACGATCCTCGCCGAGAAGCTCACCCCCTCGGTCCTCGGACAGCTCATCGCGCTGTACGAGCACAAGGTCTTCGTCCAGGGCGCGATCTGGAACATCGACTCCTTCGACCAGTGGGGCGTCGAACTCGGCAAGGTCCTCGCCAAGAAGATCGAGCCCGTCCTCACCGAGGGCACCGGCGGCGAGCAGCTGGACAGTTCCACCGCCGCCCTCGTCGCCACCTACCGGTCGCTGCGCGGTCGCTGA
- a CDS encoding RNA polymerase-binding protein RbpA — translation MASGNAIRGSRVGAGPMGEAERGESAPRLRISFWCSNGHETQPSFAHDAQVPETWDCPRCGFPAGQDKDSPPDPPRTEPYKTHLAYVRERRSDADGEAILAEALAKLRGEI, via the coding sequence GTGGCAAGTGGCAACGCGATCCGGGGAAGCCGGGTCGGAGCGGGGCCGATGGGGGAGGCCGAGCGGGGCGAGTCCGCGCCGCGCCTCCGCATCTCCTTCTGGTGCTCGAACGGGCACGAGACGCAGCCGAGCTTCGCCCATGACGCGCAGGTACCGGAGACCTGGGACTGCCCCCGATGCGGCTTCCCGGCGGGTCAGGACAAGGACAGCCCGCCCGACCCGCCGCGCACGGAACCGTACAAGACGCATCTCGCGTACGTGCGCGAGCGGCGCAGTGACGCGGACGGCGAGGCCATTCTCGCCGAGGCGCTCGCCAAGCTCCGCGGCGAGATCTGA
- the secG gene encoding preprotein translocase subunit SecG, which yields MILAFEIALIVFSLLLMLLVLMHKGKGGGLSDMFGGGMQSSVGGSSVAERNLDRITVVVGLCWFASIVALGLLIKLDG from the coding sequence GTGATTTTGGCGTTCGAGATCGCCCTGATCGTCTTCAGCCTGCTGCTGATGCTGCTGGTGCTGATGCACAAGGGCAAGGGCGGCGGCCTCTCCGACATGTTCGGTGGCGGCATGCAGTCCTCGGTCGGCGGCTCCTCGGTGGCCGAGCGCAACCTCGACCGCATCACCGTGGTCGTCGGCCTCTGCTGGTTCGCGAGCATTGTGGCCCTCGGCCTGCTCATCAAGCTGGACGGCTGA
- the tpiA gene encoding triose-phosphate isomerase: MSTRTPLMAGNWKMNLNHLEAIAHVQKLAFALADKDYDAVEVAVLPPFTDLRSVQTLVDGDKLKIKYGAQDISAQDSGAYTGEISGSMLAKLKCAYVAVGHSERRQYHGENDEICNAKVKAAFKHGLTPILCVGEGLDIRKAGDQVSYTLAQLDGALQDVPAEQAESIVIAYEPVWAIGTGEVATPEDAQEVCGAIRRRLAELYSQELADAVRIQYGGSVKSGNVAAIMAQPDVDGALVGGAALDADEFVKIVRFRDQ, from the coding sequence ATGAGCACCCGTACCCCGCTGATGGCGGGCAACTGGAAGATGAACCTCAACCACCTCGAGGCCATCGCCCACGTCCAGAAGCTCGCCTTCGCGCTGGCCGACAAGGACTACGACGCGGTCGAGGTCGCCGTCCTGCCGCCCTTCACCGACCTGCGCTCCGTGCAGACCCTGGTGGACGGCGACAAGCTGAAGATCAAGTACGGCGCCCAGGACATCTCGGCGCAGGACTCCGGTGCGTACACCGGCGAGATCTCCGGCTCCATGCTCGCCAAGCTGAAGTGCGCGTACGTGGCCGTCGGCCACAGCGAGCGCCGCCAGTACCACGGCGAGAACGACGAGATCTGCAACGCCAAGGTGAAGGCCGCCTTCAAGCACGGGCTGACCCCGATCCTCTGCGTCGGCGAGGGCCTGGACATCCGCAAGGCCGGTGACCAGGTCTCCTACACCCTCGCGCAGCTCGACGGCGCCCTCCAGGACGTCCCGGCCGAGCAGGCCGAGTCGATCGTGATCGCGTACGAGCCGGTCTGGGCCATCGGGACCGGCGAGGTCGCCACCCCCGAGGACGCCCAGGAGGTGTGCGGAGCCATCCGCCGCCGGCTCGCCGAGCTGTACTCGCAGGAGCTGGCGGACGCGGTCCGCATCCAGTACGGCGGCTCCGTGAAGTCCGGCAACGTCGCCGCGATCATGGCGCAGCCCGACGTCGACGGCGCCCTCGTCGGCGGTGCCGCGCTGGACGCCGACGAGTTCGTCAAGATCGTCCGCTTCCGCGACCAGTGA
- a CDS encoding phosphoglycerate kinase encodes MKTIDELLAEGVAGKRVFVRADLNVPLDGTTITDDGRIRAVQPTVAKLAEAGARVIVASHLGRPKGAPDPAFSLAPAAARLGELLGTEVAFATDTVGESATATVAVLTDGQVAVIENLRFNAGETSKDDAERGAFADQLAALADVYVGDGFGAVHRKHASVFDLPARLPHFAGYLIATEVGVLKKLTSDVKRPYAVVLGGAKVSDKLGVIDHLLEKADRILIGGGMAYTFLKAQGHEVGISLLQEDQVPTVQEYLKRADARGVEFVLPVDVLVSPEFPDLKTKAPANPTVVASDAIPADQEGLDIGPKTRELYAAKLADAATVFWNGPMGVFEHPDYAEGTRAVAQALVDSPAFSVVGGGDSAAAVRILGFDENAFGHISTGGGASLEYLEGKSLPGLAALEN; translated from the coding sequence ATGAAGACGATCGACGAACTTCTCGCCGAAGGGGTCGCCGGCAAGCGGGTATTCGTCCGCGCCGACCTCAACGTGCCGCTCGACGGCACCACCATCACCGACGACGGCCGCATCCGCGCCGTCCAGCCGACCGTCGCCAAGCTCGCCGAGGCCGGTGCGCGGGTCATCGTCGCCTCGCACCTCGGCCGCCCGAAGGGCGCCCCGGACCCGGCGTTCTCGCTGGCTCCCGCCGCCGCCCGGCTCGGTGAACTGCTCGGCACCGAGGTCGCGTTCGCCACCGACACCGTGGGCGAGTCCGCCACGGCCACGGTCGCCGTCCTCACCGACGGCCAGGTCGCCGTCATCGAGAACCTCCGCTTCAACGCCGGTGAGACGTCCAAGGACGACGCCGAGCGCGGCGCCTTCGCCGACCAGCTCGCCGCCCTCGCCGACGTGTACGTGGGCGACGGCTTCGGCGCGGTGCACCGCAAGCACGCCTCGGTCTTCGACCTCCCGGCCCGGCTGCCGCACTTCGCCGGCTACCTCATCGCCACCGAGGTCGGCGTCCTGAAGAAGCTCACCAGCGACGTCAAGCGCCCCTACGCCGTGGTCCTCGGCGGCGCCAAGGTCTCCGACAAGCTCGGTGTCATCGACCACCTGCTGGAGAAGGCCGACCGCATCCTGATCGGCGGCGGCATGGCGTACACCTTCCTCAAGGCCCAGGGCCACGAGGTCGGCATCTCGCTGCTCCAGGAGGACCAGGTCCCCACCGTGCAGGAGTACCTCAAGCGCGCCGACGCGCGCGGCGTGGAGTTCGTGCTCCCCGTCGACGTCCTCGTCTCGCCCGAGTTCCCGGACCTCAAGACGAAGGCCCCGGCCAACCCCACCGTCGTCGCCTCCGACGCCATCCCGGCGGACCAGGAGGGCCTGGACATCGGCCCCAAGACGCGTGAGCTGTACGCGGCGAAGCTCGCCGACGCGGCCACAGTCTTCTGGAACGGCCCGATGGGCGTCTTCGAGCACCCCGACTACGCCGAGGGCACCCGCGCGGTCGCCCAGGCGCTCGTCGACTCCCCGGCCTTCAGCGTCGTCGGGGGTGGCGACTCCGCCGCCGCCGTCCGCATCCTGGGCTTCGACGAGAACGCCTTCGGCCACATCTCGACCGGCGGCGGCGCCAGCCTCGAATACCTCGAGGGCAAGTCGCTCCCCGGCCTCGCCGCATTGGAGAACTGA
- the gap gene encoding type I glyceraldehyde-3-phosphate dehydrogenase, protein MTIRVGINGFGRIGRNYFRALLEQGADIEIVAVNDLGDTATTAHLLKYDTILGRLKAEVSHTADTITVDGHTIKVLSERNPADIPWGELGVDIVIESTGIFTKKADAEKHIAGGAKKVLISAPAKDEDITIVMGVNQDKYDAANHHVISNASCTTNCVAPMAKVLDENFGIVKGLMTTVHAYTNDQRILDFPHSDLRRARAAAENIIPTTTGAAKATALVLPQLKGKLDGIAMRVPVPTGSATDLVVELQREVTKDEVNAAFKKAADDGDLKGYLAYTEDPIVSSDIVSDPASCTFDSSLTMVQEGKTVKILGWYDNEWGYSNRLVDLTVFVGGQL, encoded by the coding sequence GTGACGATCCGCGTAGGCATCAACGGCTTTGGCCGCATCGGTCGTAACTACTTCCGCGCGCTGCTGGAGCAGGGTGCGGACATCGAGATCGTGGCTGTCAACGACCTGGGTGACACTGCGACCACGGCTCACCTGCTGAAGTACGACACCATTCTGGGTCGTCTCAAGGCCGAGGTCAGCCACACCGCCGACACCATCACCGTCGACGGCCACACCATCAAGGTGCTCTCCGAGCGCAACCCGGCCGACATCCCCTGGGGTGAGCTGGGCGTCGACATCGTCATCGAGTCGACCGGCATCTTCACCAAGAAGGCCGACGCCGAGAAGCACATCGCCGGTGGCGCCAAGAAGGTCCTCATCTCGGCTCCGGCCAAGGACGAGGACATCACCATCGTGATGGGCGTCAACCAGGACAAGTACGACGCGGCCAACCACCACGTCATCTCCAACGCCTCCTGCACCACCAACTGTGTGGCGCCGATGGCCAAGGTTCTCGACGAGAACTTCGGCATCGTCAAGGGCCTGATGACGACGGTCCACGCGTACACGAACGACCAGCGCATCCTGGACTTCCCGCACTCGGACCTGCGCCGCGCCCGCGCCGCCGCCGAGAACATCATCCCGACCACGACGGGTGCCGCCAAGGCCACCGCCCTGGTTCTGCCCCAGCTCAAGGGCAAGCTCGACGGCATCGCGATGCGCGTCCCGGTCCCGACCGGTTCCGCCACCGACCTGGTCGTCGAGCTGCAGCGCGAGGTCACCAAGGACGAGGTCAACGCCGCGTTCAAGAAGGCCGCCGACGACGGCGACCTGAAGGGCTACCTCGCCTACACCGAGGACCCGATCGTCTCCTCGGACATCGTCAGCGACCCGGCGTCCTGCACCTTCGACTCCTCCCTGACGATGGTTCAGGAAGGCAAGACGGTGAAGATCCTCGGCTGGTACGACAACGAGTGGGGCTACTCCAACCGCCTCGTCGACCTGACCGTCTTCGTCGGCGGCCAGCTCTGA
- the whiA gene encoding DNA-binding protein WhiA produces MAMTPAVKDEISRLPVTRTCCRKAEVSAILRFAGGLHLVSGRIVIEAELDTAMAARRLKRDILEIFGHASELIVMAPGGLRRGSRYVVRVVAGGDQLARQTGLVDGRGRPIRGLPPQVVSGATCDAEAAWRGAFLAHGSLTEPGRSSSLEVTCPGPEAALALVGAARRLSIAAKAREVRGVDRVVVRDGDAIGALLTRLGAHESVLAWEERRMRREVRATANRLANFDDANLRRSARAAVAAGARVGRALEILGEEVPEHLAAAGRLRMEHKQASLEELGALADPPLTKDAVAGRIRRLLAMADKRAQDLGIPGTESTLSEEMADGLVG; encoded by the coding sequence ATGGCGATGACGCCAGCGGTGAAGGACGAAATCTCTCGGCTTCCCGTCACCCGGACCTGCTGCAGGAAGGCGGAGGTCTCCGCGATCCTCCGCTTCGCGGGCGGGCTCCACCTGGTGAGCGGCCGGATCGTGATCGAGGCGGAGCTGGACACCGCGATGGCGGCCCGCCGGCTCAAGCGCGACATCCTGGAGATCTTCGGGCACGCCTCGGAGCTGATCGTGATGGCCCCCGGCGGGCTGCGGCGCGGTTCCCGGTACGTCGTACGCGTCGTGGCGGGCGGCGACCAGCTGGCCCGCCAGACCGGTCTCGTGGACGGCCGGGGCCGGCCCATCCGCGGGCTGCCCCCGCAGGTGGTCTCGGGGGCCACCTGCGACGCCGAGGCGGCCTGGCGCGGGGCCTTCCTGGCGCACGGCTCGCTCACCGAGCCGGGCAGGTCCTCCTCGCTGGAGGTCACCTGCCCCGGTCCCGAGGCGGCGCTCGCGCTCGTCGGGGCCGCGCGCCGGCTCTCCATCGCCGCCAAGGCCCGCGAGGTCCGCGGGGTCGACCGCGTGGTGGTCCGCGACGGCGACGCGATCGGCGCCCTGCTGACCCGGCTCGGCGCCCACGAGTCCGTGCTGGCCTGGGAGGAGCGCCGGATGCGGCGCGAGGTCCGGGCGACCGCCAACCGGCTCGCCAACTTCGACGACGCCAACCTCCGCCGCTCCGCCCGCGCGGCGGTGGCCGCCGGTGCCCGCGTGGGCCGCGCCCTGGAGATCCTGGGCGAGGAGGTCCCCGAGCACCTCGCCGCCGCCGGACGGCTGCGCATGGAGCACAAGCAGGCCTCCCTGGAGGAGCTGGGCGCGCTCGCCGATCCGCCGCTGACCAAGGACGCCGTCGCCGGCCGCATCCGCCGACTGCTGGCGATGGCCGACAAGCGGGCCCAGGACCTCGGCATCCCGGGTACCGAGTCCACCCTCAGCGAGGAGATGGCGGACGGCCTGGTCGGCTGA
- a CDS encoding gluconeogenesis factor YvcK family protein, with protein sequence MTSVNLRLRRLSRAGSLRSGRRRGGPPKVVALGGGHGLSASLTALRRITGDLTAVVTVADDGGSSGRLRDEFGVLPPGDLRKALAALCGDDDWGQTWARVTQHRFESRGDLHGHAVGNLLIVALWEQLGDHVQALDLVGTLLGAHGRVLPMSAVPLELQAQVRGHDPDRPDAIVTVRGQATVALTPGEVQSVQVVPHAPPAVPEAVEAVLDADWVVLGPGSWFSSVIPHLLVPDLLDALVATKARKVLSLNLAPQPGETDGFSPQRHLEVLGRHAPKLAMDVVLADEAAVPDRESLADAAKRLGAAVELAPVASPDGVPIHDPELLAAAYDRIFRMHGRIGPWR encoded by the coding sequence GTGACCAGCGTCAACCTGCGGTTGCGGAGGCTGAGCCGAGCGGGCTCGCTCCGCTCCGGGCGCAGACGCGGCGGCCCGCCCAAGGTCGTCGCCCTCGGCGGCGGCCACGGGCTCTCCGCCTCGCTGACCGCGCTGCGCCGGATCACCGGCGATCTGACGGCCGTCGTCACCGTCGCCGACGACGGCGGGTCCAGTGGCCGGCTCCGCGACGAGTTCGGCGTGCTCCCGCCCGGCGACCTCCGCAAGGCCCTCGCGGCGCTCTGCGGCGACGACGACTGGGGGCAGACCTGGGCCAGGGTCACCCAGCACCGCTTCGAGTCGCGGGGCGACCTGCACGGGCACGCGGTCGGCAACCTGCTGATCGTGGCGCTCTGGGAGCAGCTCGGCGACCACGTCCAGGCCCTCGACCTGGTCGGCACCCTGCTCGGCGCGCACGGCCGGGTCCTTCCCATGTCCGCCGTACCCCTGGAACTCCAGGCGCAGGTCAGGGGGCACGACCCGGACCGCCCCGACGCGATCGTGACCGTACGCGGCCAGGCGACGGTGGCGCTCACCCCGGGCGAGGTGCAGTCCGTGCAGGTGGTCCCGCACGCCCCGCCCGCCGTCCCGGAGGCGGTCGAAGCCGTCCTGGACGCGGACTGGGTGGTGCTCGGACCCGGCTCCTGGTTCTCCTCGGTCATCCCCCATCTGCTGGTCCCGGATCTGCTCGACGCGCTGGTCGCGACGAAGGCCCGCAAGGTGCTCTCGCTGAACCTCGCACCGCAACCCGGTGAAACAGATGGCTTCTCCCCGCAGCGTCATTTGGAGGTTTTGGGGCGACACGCCCCTAAACTCGCCATGGACGTGGTGCTGGCCGACGAGGCCGCCGTGCCTGACCGCGAGTCCCTCGCCGATGCCGCCAAGCGGCTCGGTGCCGCAGTGGAGCTGGCTCCCGTGGCCTCGCCGGACGGTGTTCCGATTCATGATCCGGAGCTGCTGGCCGCCGCGTACGACCGTATTTTTCGGATGCATGGAAGGATCGGCCCATGGCGATGA